One genomic window of Gossypium hirsutum isolate 1008001.06 chromosome D11, Gossypium_hirsutum_v2.1, whole genome shotgun sequence includes the following:
- the LOC107940437 gene encoding uncharacterized protein, which yields MGYGVTEFEHQSMSKKRNLNFVSDDLLRQERKGIRKPRELRYRLESLTKNEEEFIESSVPETVETYDDPTKRGINNVKVTATDDLTREGVQSKFRDLENQLYDEGNDKVECKDFPGLEQALKNTAWGEIPEYLESIAIQIEKDRGKTTDVFHIAIQILVCAAIKEMKDFSVGDLDWDTLKKWGATLNYAEKFGFQVRFADNLLKKNLLAYFAVQNLPKSTAKK from the exons ATGGGTTATGGCGTGACAGAATTCGAGCATCAGTCTATGTCCAAGAAAAGAAATCTTAACTTTGTTTCCGATGACTTATTGAGACAAGAAAGAAAAGGAATAAGGAAACCGAGGGAGCTCCGGTACCGACTAGAATCATTAACAAAAAATGAAGAAGAGTTTATCGAGTCATCCGTGCCAGAAACAGTGGAAACTTACGATGATCCGACCAAAAGAGGGATAAATAAT GTAAAAGTTACTGCAACCGATGATCTAACTCGTGAAGGAGTACAATCTAAATTCCGTGATTTGGAGAACCAACTTTATGACGAAGGCAACGACAAAGTGGAATGCAAAGATTTCCCAGGCTTGGAACAGGCATTGAAGAACACTGCTTGGGGGGAAATTCCGGAGTACCTCGAATCTATTGCAATCCAAATCGAAAAAGATCGTGGAAAAACTACTGATGTTTTTCATATCGCCATTCAAATTCTGGTCTGCGCTGCGATCAAAGAGATGAAAGATTTCTCGGTTGGGGATTTGGATTGGGATACCTTGAAAAAGTGGGGCGCCACACTTAATTACGCTGAGAAATTTGGTTTTCAAGTGAGATTTGCTGATAATCTGTTGAAGAAGAATTTGCTAGCCTATTTTGCTGTTCAAAATCTTCCCAAATCGACTGCAAAAAAATAG